A stretch of the Nitratireductor thuwali genome encodes the following:
- a CDS encoding NAD(P)/FAD-dependent oxidoreductase — MERAPDTLWHAVTGPAPAFGRLDPGATAEVAVIGGGFAGLSSALALAQRGVEVLLLEAHAVGWGASGRNAGFVVPNFSKADPAAVVARLGKETGERLLELVGQGADRVFAFARAAGLGWQAEQNGWLQPAHSAAAADMLRKRVEAWRALGRPVEWIDAAETARRTGMDIYHGALADRSGGVINPLAYARALARAAAAAGARIVEDATVTDVRPADGDGWHLATTQGAVRAGKVLLCTNAEEAGVAARLAWQVIPLNVYQIATEPLTKEAANRFSPHREPVSDTRANIFTFRLDADNRLISGGMAIVPLAAERRMGARIVRRLARELGLSDVPRVTHVWRGTAAVTPDFLPRIVRFGDGFFGATGCNGRGIAMTTMFGDVLADAVTGAPPDALPVPVSEPASIPFRPIARAAPSAFLVRGILDDWRTTRRTAAKATNTSTLKGEIP; from the coding sequence ATGGAGCGCGCGCCCGACACACTCTGGCATGCCGTGACCGGCCCGGCCCCGGCCTTCGGACGTCTGGATCCCGGCGCCACGGCGGAGGTTGCCGTCATCGGCGGCGGCTTCGCGGGGCTCAGCAGTGCCCTTGCCCTGGCGCAGCGCGGCGTGGAGGTGCTGCTTCTGGAAGCACATGCCGTCGGCTGGGGTGCAAGCGGCCGCAACGCGGGTTTCGTTGTGCCCAACTTCTCCAAGGCAGATCCAGCGGCTGTCGTCGCGCGGCTTGGGAAGGAAACGGGCGAACGCTTGCTTGAGCTCGTAGGCCAGGGCGCCGACCGCGTCTTCGCGTTCGCTCGGGCGGCAGGACTCGGCTGGCAAGCAGAACAGAACGGATGGCTGCAGCCGGCCCATTCGGCCGCCGCGGCAGACATGCTGCGGAAACGGGTCGAGGCATGGCGGGCGCTCGGGCGGCCCGTCGAGTGGATCGATGCGGCCGAGACTGCCCGCCGCACGGGCATGGACATCTACCACGGCGCTTTGGCCGACCGGTCGGGCGGCGTCATCAATCCGCTCGCCTATGCCCGGGCGCTCGCTCGCGCCGCGGCTGCCGCCGGTGCGCGCATCGTCGAGGATGCGACCGTGACGGATGTGCGGCCGGCCGACGGAGACGGCTGGCACCTGGCGACGACACAAGGCGCCGTGCGCGCCGGGAAGGTGCTCTTGTGCACCAATGCGGAAGAAGCGGGCGTGGCGGCACGGCTGGCGTGGCAGGTCATTCCGCTCAACGTCTACCAGATCGCCACCGAGCCGCTGACGAAGGAGGCCGCCAACCGCTTTTCGCCGCATCGCGAGCCGGTTTCCGACACGCGCGCCAATATCTTCACCTTCAGGCTCGACGCCGACAACCGGCTGATCTCGGGCGGGATGGCCATCGTGCCCCTGGCCGCCGAACGGCGCATGGGAGCGCGCATCGTGCGCCGGCTTGCAAGGGAACTCGGCCTGTCCGATGTCCCGCGCGTCACCCATGTCTGGCGGGGCACGGCCGCGGTCACGCCCGATTTCCTGCCGCGCATCGTTCGCTTCGGCGACGGCTTCTTCGGCGCTACCGGCTGCAACGGCCGCGGCATCGCCATGACGACGATGTTCGGCGACGTGCTTGCCGATGCCGTCACCGGAGCCCCGCCCGATGCGCTGCCGGTTCCCGTTTCCGAGCCTGCCTCGATACCCTTCCGTCCGATCGCCCGCGCCGCGCCCTCGGCCTTTCTCGTGCGCGGCATTCTGGACGACTGGCGGACAACAAGAAGAACAGCCGCAAAGGCGACGAACACCTCAACCTTGAAAGGGGAAATTCCATGA
- a CDS encoding branched-chain amino acid ABC transporter permease, which produces MSGFAAYLVFFLIVALTYSIVTMGLNLQWGYTGLFNAGVVGFFAIGAYGTAVLVGPDRAHLIGGFGLPFPLGVAGGMALSALAAFIVGLATLRLREEYLAIATFGIAISIQLVALNFEALTGGAQGLAGLPRPLFSFFGSPGAYNLFYLLVVVAMAAIVYVALEVAVRSPWGRVLKAVREDETAARSLGKNPAAIRLQVFVLGCTLMGLAGGLYVGFIGYVSPLDFLPILTFQIWAMLIVGGSGNNRGAIVGAVGVWALWAMSGLAISRLLPVTYQSQGGAIQVILIGLLIVLTLLFRPRGLIGETEAVSRHTR; this is translated from the coding sequence ATGAGCGGGTTCGCGGCCTATCTCGTCTTCTTCCTCATCGTCGCGCTCACCTATTCCATCGTGACCATGGGGCTCAACCTGCAATGGGGCTATACGGGTCTCTTCAATGCCGGCGTGGTGGGCTTCTTCGCCATCGGCGCCTACGGCACGGCGGTGCTGGTGGGCCCCGACCGGGCTCATCTCATCGGCGGCTTCGGCCTGCCGTTTCCGCTGGGGGTCGCCGGCGGCATGGCGCTTTCGGCGCTCGCGGCATTCATCGTCGGCCTCGCCACCTTGCGGCTGCGCGAGGAATATCTGGCCATCGCCACCTTCGGCATTGCCATCTCGATCCAGCTCGTGGCGCTCAATTTCGAGGCGCTGACGGGCGGCGCGCAGGGGCTCGCCGGCCTGCCGCGGCCGCTCTTTTCCTTCTTCGGCTCTCCGGGCGCCTACAACCTCTTCTATCTCCTTGTCGTGGTGGCCATGGCGGCGATCGTCTATGTGGCGCTCGAGGTTGCCGTCCGCTCGCCCTGGGGGCGGGTGCTCAAGGCCGTGCGCGAAGACGAGACCGCCGCCCGCTCGCTCGGCAAGAACCCGGCCGCCATCCGCCTGCAGGTCTTCGTGCTGGGCTGCACGCTGATGGGGCTCGCCGGCGGCCTCTATGTCGGCTTCATCGGCTATGTGAGCCCGCTCGACTTCCTGCCGATCCTCACCTTCCAGATCTGGGCGATGCTGATCGTCGGCGGCAGCGGCAACAATCGCGGCGCGATCGTCGGCGCGGTCGGCGTGTGGGCGCTCTGGGCCATGAGCGGGTTGGCGATCAGCCGCCTCCTGCCGGTCACCTACCAGTCCCAAGGCGGCGCGATCCAAGTGATCCTGATCGGTCTCCTGATCGTGCTTACGCTTCTCTTCCGCCCCCGCGGGCTGATCGGCGAGACGGAAGCCGTCTCCAGGCACACGAGGTAG
- a CDS encoding branched-chain amino acid ABC transporter permease, with product MLQALADGILTGSIIALGAIGLTLTMGILRFANFAHAELVTWGAYMALAVVTLTGPFMGPIAPFSFGLPLIFATIVAAALTAALALAIDWLVYRPLRRNTSHLTLVFSSFGVSLLVRMVVLLIFGGAAQYYSRTLQIAIPVAPGMRILPDQIFTLALTVVIVVGLHFFLQNTRLGLSMRALAENPELARVNGLDTRAVVRWTWVIGASLAAVSGVLYGLSVQLRPEIGFHLLLPLFAAVILGGVGNVFGAVLGGLVIGLAESFAVLVVPAGYKMAVPFIILLAVLYLRPTGIFAGTVGGVK from the coding sequence ATGCTGCAGGCTCTTGCCGACGGGATTCTTACAGGCTCCATCATCGCGCTGGGCGCCATCGGTCTGACGCTGACGATGGGCATCCTGCGTTTTGCGAATTTCGCCCATGCCGAGCTCGTCACCTGGGGCGCCTATATGGCGCTCGCTGTCGTGACGCTCACGGGTCCTTTCATGGGGCCGATCGCACCCTTTTCCTTCGGCTTGCCCCTGATTTTCGCCACTATCGTCGCGGCAGCGCTCACCGCTGCACTGGCGCTTGCGATCGACTGGCTCGTCTACCGCCCGCTGCGCCGCAACACCAGCCATCTCACGCTGGTCTTCAGCTCCTTCGGCGTCTCGCTGCTCGTGCGCATGGTGGTGCTGCTCATCTTCGGCGGGGCCGCCCAGTACTATTCGCGCACGCTTCAGATCGCCATTCCGGTGGCACCCGGCATGCGCATTCTGCCCGACCAGATTTTCACACTGGCGCTCACGGTGGTAATCGTGGTGGGGCTCCACTTCTTCCTTCAGAACACGCGGCTGGGGCTTTCCATGCGAGCGCTTGCGGAAAACCCGGAGCTTGCGCGCGTCAACGGCCTCGACACGCGCGCCGTGGTGCGCTGGACCTGGGTCATCGGTGCTTCGCTCGCCGCCGTCTCGGGCGTGCTCTACGGGCTTTCCGTGCAGCTGCGCCCGGAGATCGGCTTTCATCTCCTCCTGCCGCTCTTTGCCGCCGTCATCCTGGGGGGCGTGGGCAATGTCTTCGGCGCGGTCCTTGGCGGGCTCGTCATCGGCCTTGCCGAATCCTTCGCCGTGCTGGTGGTTCCGGCGGGCTACAAGATGGCGGTGCCCTTCATCATCCTGCTGGCCGTGCTCTACCTGCGTCCCACCGGCATCTTCGCCGGTACCGTGGGAGGCGTCAAATGA
- a CDS encoding ABC transporter ATP-binding protein, whose protein sequence is MSTPLLQVEKVVAGYRPDLPIVHGISLEVAETEMVTIIGPNGAGKSTLVKAVAGIVPVSSGRVLLDGRDITRLATHKLAQASIAYVPQTANVFTTLTINENLLVGASVLPKSEARRRIERGYETFPALKDYRHKKARVLSGGQRQMLAVARALLTDPRLIMLDEPSAGLSPLMVVEVFQRLKGLVESGVAILMVEQNVKAALAISHRTYVLADGCNRIDGPSAGLADNPEVTSIYLGAGGRKR, encoded by the coding sequence ATGAGCACTCCGCTGCTTCAGGTCGAGAAGGTGGTGGCCGGCTACCGGCCGGACCTGCCCATCGTGCACGGCATCTCGCTCGAGGTGGCCGAGACGGAGATGGTGACCATCATCGGCCCCAACGGCGCCGGCAAGTCGACGCTCGTCAAGGCCGTCGCGGGCATCGTGCCGGTCTCTTCCGGCCGTGTGCTTCTGGACGGCCGCGACATTACCCGGCTCGCGACGCACAAGCTCGCACAGGCATCGATCGCCTATGTGCCGCAGACGGCGAACGTCTTCACCACGCTCACCATCAACGAGAACCTGCTGGTCGGCGCCTCCGTCCTTCCCAAGAGCGAAGCGCGGCGCCGCATCGAGCGCGGCTACGAGACGTTTCCGGCGCTCAAGGACTATCGCCACAAGAAGGCACGGGTGCTTTCGGGCGGCCAGCGGCAGATGCTGGCGGTCGCCCGCGCACTGCTGACCGATCCGCGGCTGATCATGCTCGACGAACCTTCGGCCGGTCTCTCGCCGCTCATGGTCGTGGAAGTTTTCCAGCGCTTGAAGGGGCTGGTGGAGTCGGGCGTGGCGATCCTGATGGTGGAGCAGAACGTCAAGGCGGCACTTGCCATCTCGCACCGCACCTATGTGCTGGCGGACGGGTGCAACCGCATCGACGGTCCGTCAGCGGGCCTTGCCGATAATCCGGAGGTCACCTCCATCTATCTGGGCGCCGGGGGGCGCAAACGCTGA
- a CDS encoding ABC transporter ATP-binding protein, translated as MGAGSLPGGGVRTGTMGRLEVSNVSKCFGANRAVDGVSFVAEAGRITGLIGPNGAGKTTLFNAIAGELSVDGGKVRLDGARIDGLPPYKVFSRGLARTFQIPRPFPGMTVLENVMLVPQGQHGERFWNTWLRPGLVARQEREILERARSIINFCGLSPVERQLAGAISGGQQKLVELARALMADPRILLLDEPGAGVNPALLDTIVERIVELNRRGLTFLIIEHNMDFIMSLCDAIVVMATGKVIAEGPPDSVVAAPQVIEAYLGGAVA; from the coding sequence ATGGGCGCAGGCTCCTTGCCCGGCGGGGGAGTGCGCACGGGCACGATGGGAAGGCTGGAGGTAAGTAACGTCTCCAAGTGCTTCGGAGCCAACCGCGCCGTCGACGGCGTGAGCTTCGTCGCCGAGGCCGGGCGGATCACCGGGCTCATCGGCCCCAACGGCGCCGGCAAGACCACGCTCTTCAACGCCATCGCAGGCGAGCTCTCTGTCGATGGCGGCAAGGTGCGACTCGACGGCGCCCGCATCGACGGGCTGCCGCCCTACAAGGTCTTCTCGCGTGGCCTTGCGCGCACCTTCCAGATCCCACGCCCTTTTCCCGGCATGACCGTTCTGGAGAACGTGATGCTGGTGCCGCAGGGACAGCATGGCGAGCGCTTCTGGAATACGTGGCTGCGTCCCGGCCTGGTAGCGCGCCAAGAGAGGGAGATCCTGGAAAGAGCACGCTCCATCATAAATTTCTGCGGGCTTTCTCCAGTTGAGCGTCAATTGGCCGGCGCCATTTCCGGCGGGCAGCAGAAGCTGGTGGAGCTTGCCCGCGCATTGATGGCTGACCCCAGAATCCTGCTCCTCGACGAGCCGGGGGCGGGCGTCAATCCCGCGCTTTTGGACACGATCGTCGAGCGCATCGTCGAGTTGAACCGGCGCGGGCTGACCTTTCTCATCATCGAGCACAACATGGATTTCATCATGTCGCTGTGCGACGCGATCGTGGTGATGGCGACAGGAAAGGTTATCGCGGAGGGCCCGCCTGACAGCGTTGTCGCCGCACCGCAGGTGATCGAAGCCTATCTCGGCGGGGCCGTCGCATGA
- a CDS encoding RidA family protein: MARQERWTIKSGSKFEEMAGYSRAVVDGEWIFVSGTAGYNFEDGTISDDAAEQARQALRTIAQALEKAGAALSDIVRVRVFLSDRADVVGVSRVLGETFSDPRPTNTTIICGFAEEAMKVEIEITALKRG; the protein is encoded by the coding sequence ATGGCTCGACAGGAACGGTGGACGATCAAGTCCGGCTCGAAGTTTGAGGAGATGGCGGGCTATTCGCGCGCCGTGGTCGACGGCGAATGGATCTTCGTGTCGGGTACGGCCGGCTACAATTTCGAGGACGGTACGATCTCGGACGATGCGGCCGAGCAGGCGCGCCAGGCGCTGCGCACCATTGCGCAAGCGTTGGAGAAGGCCGGCGCCGCGCTTTCGGACATCGTGCGCGTGCGCGTCTTCCTCTCTGACCGCGCCGACGTCGTGGGGGTCTCGCGCGTGCTGGGCGAGACATTCTCCGACCCGCGCCCCACCAACACGACGATCATCTGCGGCTTTGCCGAGGAAGCGATGAAGGTGGAGATCGAGATTACGGCCTTGAAGCGCGGTTGA